From Penicillium psychrofluorescens genome assembly, chromosome: 6, one genomic window encodes:
- a CDS encoding uncharacterized protein (ID:PFLUO_009175-T1.cds;~source:funannotate): MTAKTLEARFEHLSVKDEKENGSSDRTYKHKGSSLSTAVSLSGLGAAGQVNNNSNRSHLLKLALQNTNDNKTNTMNSPGKGSQGRSTVRNDEADQRNSTVLYDQPSVPKQLHLGMFEIGKPLGKGKFGRVYLAKERSSGFVCALKVLHKSELQQGGVQKQVRREIEIQSNLRHPNVLRLYGHFHDSKRIFLILEFAGRGELYKHLRKEHRFPEWKAAQYIAQMAAALKYLHKKHVMHRDIKPENILVGIHGEIKISDFGWSVHAPNNRRQTMCGTLDYLPPEMLKPGSQDNYYSEKVDLWSLGVLIYEFLVGEAPFEDTPVMTHRRIARADMSVPSFISPEAKDLIKRLLVLDPEKRIPLDDIQRHPWIVKHCVKDDRALKRSSGPSKEDKA; the protein is encoded by the exons ATGACCGCCAAGACACTGGAAGCTCGTTTCGAGCACCTCTCCgtcaaggacgagaaggagaatggcAGCAGTGATCGGACCTACAAACACAAG GGCTCTTCCCTGTCCACAGCCGTCTCATTGTCAGGCCTAGGTGCGGCGGGCCAAGTGAACAACAACTCAAATCGCTCCCACCTGCTGAAGCTGGCGCTTCAGAACACCAATGACAATAAGACCAACACCATGAACTCCCCTGGCAAAGGGTCGCAGGGTAGATCCACGGTCCGGAATGATGAGGCCGACCAGCGCAACTCTACAGTCCTGTATGACCAGCCCTCAGTACCCAAGCAGCTACACCTGGGAATGTTCGAGATCGGGAAGCCTCTGGGTAAAGGCAAGTTTGGACGAGTATACCTGGCCAAGGAGCGGTCTTCTGGCTTTGTCTGCGCTCTCAAGGTCCTGCACAAGTccgagctgcagcagggcgGCGTCCAGAAGCAGGTGCGTCGTGAGATCGAAATCCAAAGCAATCTGCGCCATCCCAATGTCTTGCGACTCTACGGCCATTTCCATGACAGCAAGCGAATCTTTCTGATCCTAGAATTCGCTGGTCGGGGAGAGCTGTACAAGCATCTCCGGAAAGAACACCGCTTCCCCGAGTGGAAGGCTGCGCAGTATATTGCGCAGATGGCAGCGGCATTGAAGTATCTGCATAAGAAGCATGTGATGCACCGTGATATCAAGCCCGAGAACATCCTCGTTGGCATCCatggagaaatcaaaatcaGTGACTTTGGCTGGAGTGTCCACGCGCCCAACAACCGACGCCAGACCATGTGTGGAACGCTGGACTACCTGCCTCCAGAGATGCTTAAGCCCGGCTCGCAAGACAACTACTATAGTGAAAAAGTGGACTTGTGGAGTCTAGGTGTGTTGATCTATGAATTTCTCGTGGGCGAAGCCCCCTTTGAGGATACGCCCGTCATGACCCACCGGCGGATCGCTCGGGCAGATATGTCCGTGCCGTCATTCATCAGTCCGGAGGCGAAAGATCTGATCAAGCGG CTGCTTGTCCTGGACCCCGAGAAGCGGATTCCGCTGGACGACATCCAGCGGCATCCTTGGATCGTCAAGCACTGTGTCAAAGATGATAGAGCGCTGAAGCGGAGTTCCGGGCCGTCCAAGGAGGACAAAGCATGA
- a CDS encoding uncharacterized protein (ID:PFLUO_009176-T1.cds;~source:funannotate), whose amino-acid sequence MPDSQSPGAAAPPADKPDSGYIPGDDTWTQFRNIYSILTGKMSAEGIEKFRVARDVRNEVADCKRCEEQRDYLLQYSPVVRFLSDNIRQLGGDLHSHNIYCRRCTNRKAGGFDPQYGILVCANEMKDQGHLEDTMAHEMVHAYDHLRFKVDWTDNLRHAACTEIRASSLSGECRWAREFFRRGQWKLTQQHQECVRRRAILSVRARPTCKDEAHAERVVNEVWDSCFKDTRPFDEIFR is encoded by the exons ATGCCAGACTCCCAGTCGCCCGGTGCGGCTGCACCCCCAGCTGACAAGCCCGACTCAGGATATATCCCCGGTGATGACACCTGGACCCAGTTCCGCAATATCTACTCCATCCTTACCGGGAAGATGTCCGCTGAGGGCATCGAGAAGTTCCGCGTCGCGCGCGATGTCCGGAACGAAGTGGCCGATTGCAAGCGCTGCGAGGAACAGCGGGACTATCTTCTTCAATATA GCCCCGTGGTCCGTTTTCTCTCCGACAATATCCGACAACTGGGCGGCGATCTACACAGTCACAATATCTACTGCCGCCGGTGCACGAACCGAAAGGCCGGCGGATTCGATCCGCAATACGGCATTCTAGTGTGCGCGAACGAGATGAAGGACCAGGGTCATCTGGAGGATACCATGGCGCATGAGATGGTTCATGCCTACGATCATCTGCGGTTTAAAGTAGACTGGACAGATAATCTGCGCCATGCCGCTTGCACAGAG ATCCGAGCCAGCTCGCTCAGCGGCGAATGCAGATGGGCACGCGAGTTCTTCCGCAGAGGCCAATGGAAACTCACACAGCAGCATCAAGAATGTGTGCGACGAAGAGCAATCCTATCCGTCCGGGCTCGGCCAACCTGCAAGGATGAGGCCCATGCCGAGAGAGTGGTCAATGAAGTCTGGGATAGCTGCTTCAAAGACACCCGGCCGTTTGATGAAATCTTCCGATGA